A genomic region of Phragmites australis chromosome 2, lpPhrAust1.1, whole genome shotgun sequence contains the following coding sequences:
- the LOC133896040 gene encoding LEAF RUST 10 DISEASE-RESISTANCE LOCUS RECEPTOR-LIKE PROTEIN KINASE-like 2.1, which translates to MHPRRLLLSILACLLLLNATAAAAAAAATSCAPKTCGNLTIAYPFWLPEQPSNSSAAPCGPPAFQVNCRGDRASLARSFRGGYKILRVAYADRTVVVANDNLQTNGSGCPVPRIDVSASLSLAPFTASDANAQLVFLFNCTGTPAGFVNVTCPGTQAVVRLDPSYNTTDARAVAGNCDYSVVPVLGSPGAGAGDYPRLLRGGYLLDWRAPAGDCTACSASGGRCGYDSDAETFACICADGSSRPARCDAKKSSRKKVILIVSLSITCGVLFACLIIILKFRRHVRGLSLFSIIDRSSSDTANVEKLLQKYGSLAPKRYRYSELKRITKSFKHKLGEGGYGAVFSGTLNAGGNRAREVAVKFLHHSRPNGEEFLNEVISIGRTSHVNVVTLLGFCLEGSKRALVYEYMPNGSLDRYIYSTDPRTAMGWETMHEIAVGVARGLEYLHGGCNTRIIHFDIKPHNVLLDVDFRPKIADFGMAKLCNPKESILSMADARGTIGFIAPEVFSRGFGVISTKSDVYSYGMLLLEMVGGRSNVKAYAENSSDLFFPLWVYDHLLEDGGVLQDGATGGGGAGAGASEGEEIARKMALIGLWCIQTVPASRPSMSRVLEMLERSIHELAMPPRPYHSSPSNSPSPSHPSSYPSTSVSEFSQRSRLCTPESTA; encoded by the exons ATGCATCCCCGGCGGCTGCTCCTCTCCATTCTAGCATGTCTACTACTGCTGaacgcgacggcggcggcagcggctgcTGCCGCGACAAGCTGTGCGCCGAAGACATGCGGCAACCTGACCATCGCCTACCCGTTCTGGCTCCCCGAGCAGCCTTCGAACTCCTCCGCCGCACCGTGCGGCCCGCCGGCCTTCCAGGTCAACTgccgcggcgaccgcgcgtcgCTGGCCCGCTCCTTCCGCGGCGGCTACAAGATCCTCCGCGTGGCCTACGCCGACCGCACCGTCGTGGTCGCCAACGACAACCTACAGACCAACGGCAGCGGTTGCCCCGTGCCGCGCATCGACGTCTCCGCCAGCCTCAGCCTCGCGCCGTTCACGGCCAGCGATGCCAACGCCCAGCTTGTCTTCCTCTTCAACTGCACCGGTACGCCGGCTGGGTTCGTGAATGTGACGTGCCCGGGGACGCAGGCCGTGGTGCGCCTGGACCCGAGCTACAACACCACCGACGCGAGGGCGGTCGCCGGGAACTGCGACTACTCGGTCGTGCCGGTGCTGGGGTCCCCCGGCGCGGGCGCCGGGGACTACCCGAGGCTGCTGAGGGGCGGGTACTTGCTCGACTGGAGGGCGCCGGCCGGGGACTGCACGGCGTGCAGTGCCAGCGGCGGCCGGTGCGGGTACGACTCCGACGCGGAGACGTTCGCGTGCATTTGCGCCGACGGGTCGTCACGTCCGGCAAGATGCG ATGCAAAGAAGTCCAGCAGGAAGAAGGTCATCCTGATAG TATCATTGTCGATCACTTGTGGAGTGCTGTTTGCATGCCTTATCATCATCCTGAAGTTCCGTCGACATGTGCGCGGTCTCAGTTTATTCAGCATCATAGACAGAAGCAGCAGTGACACTGCAAACGTTGAAAAGCTGTTACAAAAGTACGGATCCCTCGCTCCTAAGAGGTACAGGTATTCCGAACTCAAGAGGATAACCAAATCTTTCAAGCACAAGCTCGGCGAGGGCGGCTACGGCGCGGTGTTCAGCGGCACCCTGAACGCGGGCGGCAACCGCGCGCGCGAGGTCGCCGTCAAGTTCCTGCACCACTCCAGGCCCAACGGCGAGGAGTTCCTGAACGAGGTGATCAGCATCGGCCGGACGTCCCACGTGAACGTCGTTACCTTGCTCGGGTTCTGCCTCGAGGGCTCTAAGCGCGCCCTGGTCTACGAGTACATGCCCAACGGTTCGCTGGACAGGTACATCTACTCCACGGACCCCCGCACGGCGATGGGGTGGGAGACGATGCACGAGATCGCCGTCGGCGTTGCACGGGGCCTCGAGTACCTGCACGGAGGGTGCAACACGCGGATCATCCACTTCGACATCAAGCCTCACAACGTGCTTCTAGACGTGGATTTCCGGCCGAAGATTGCGGATTTCGGGATGGCGAAGCTGTGCAACCCGAAGGAGAGCATCCTGTCAATGGCGGACGCGCGGGGGACGATCGGGTTCATCGCGCCGGAGGTCTTCTCCCGGGGATTCGGGGTCATCTCGACCAAGTCCGACGTGTACAGCTACGGGATGCTGTTGCTGGAGATGGTCGGGGGAAGGAGCAACGTGAAGGCCTACGCGGAGAACTCGAGCGACCTCTTCTTCCCGCTCTGGGTCTACGACCATCTGCTCGAGGACGGTGGTGTGCTGCAGGACGGtgccaccggcggcggcggcgcgggagcgggagcatCGGAAGGCGAGGAGATCGCGAGGAAGATGGCGCTGATCGGGCTCTGGTGCATACAGACCGTGCCCGCGAGCAGGCCGTCGATGAGCAGGGTGCTGGAGATGCTCGAGAGGAGCATCCACGAGCTGGCGATGCCCCCGCGGCCGTACCACTCTTCTCCATCGAACTCTCCGTCGCCTTCTCACCCATCGAGCTACCCGTCGACTTCTGTCTCGGAATTCAGCCAACG CTCAAgattgtgtacaccggagagcACAGCGTGA